Proteins encoded by one window of Candidatus Nitrosocosmicus hydrocola:
- a CDS encoding ABC transporter permease codes for MIAVKLLSFKFLMCLLSALAMLYIIYPFVSIVTFIDQENLISSIQRPEIVEALLLSIITASVSTGLIIIFGIPLAYCLSRYNFPGKSILFIVVVIPLVLPPLASGSLLLGVFNPYSTLNLLFPKIEFTQSIIGIIVAQTYVASPFLILASLTAFGAIDRSLEDIARVLGKKNWQVFIHVSLPLAKKGILIGIVMTWIRAVGELGATLMLAYNPHTISIQIYEDNAIGGLTNAIPSIIMSIILSVVLVFVYSTLIKKFDAKNFSDNNYLPKFENNRRND; via the coding sequence TTGATTGCAGTCAAATTGCTCAGTTTCAAGTTCTTGATGTGTCTTCTGTCAGCTTTGGCAATGTTGTATATTATATATCCTTTTGTAAGTATCGTTACTTTCATTGATCAAGAAAATTTGATCAGTTCAATTCAGAGGCCTGAGATAGTCGAAGCATTATTACTTAGCATTATTACAGCCTCTGTTTCGACTGGACTAATAATAATATTTGGGATTCCATTAGCATATTGTTTGTCTAGGTACAACTTTCCTGGCAAGTCTATTCTCTTTATTGTGGTGGTTATTCCTTTAGTGCTTCCTCCTTTAGCAAGTGGATCACTTCTTCTTGGAGTCTTCAATCCTTATTCAACCTTAAATCTATTGTTTCCTAAGATCGAATTTACACAATCAATAATAGGAATCATAGTTGCTCAAACTTATGTTGCTTCACCTTTTTTGATACTTGCTAGCTTGACTGCATTTGGAGCGATTGACAGATCTTTAGAAGACATTGCAAGAGTTCTTGGAAAGAAAAATTGGCAAGTTTTTATACATGTCTCATTACCTTTGGCTAAAAAAGGCATCTTGATTGGTATCGTAATGACGTGGATTAGAGCAGTAGGTGAGTTAGGTGCAACTCTTATGTTAGCATATAATCCTCATACAATATCCATTCAAATATATGAAGATAATGCTATTGGCGGGTTAACTAATGCTATTCCTAGCATAATCATGTCTATTATATTATCAGTAGTTCTCGTATTTGTATACTCCACATTAATAAAAAAATTCGATGCAAAAAATTTCAGTGATAATAATTATTTACCTAAATTTGAAAATAACAGGAGAAATGACTAA
- a CDS encoding ABC transporter ATP-binding protein has product MYLSLVNVIKHYNGFTLGPINLSLDYDQILVLIGATGSGKSTLLNLITGLVKPDTGSIFVNGQEITRLPIESRKIGYLIQKPSLFPNMNTYKNIVFGLSKKQQENMKSEIESLVKVFELTHLLDRSIEQLSGGEMQKVALARMLVLDPKIMLMDEPLAHLDNKTKIKLRIELRSILKKRKITGIYVTHFEDDVYALADSVAILQRGLIVKFNRLKAILSSKNTGLSITRNSVPEIFQSDDNYLEGHIVESKQGISIFLVGEHKIEIIGEFPIGSVVGILIKPEDIILSRDLVKTSARNSIKLFIEKIENPSSDKLGIIRVQLSSQSFRLSSRITIESKNYLELKEAQFVYAIFKATTPYVIRKEYAFKKNGNDRSTIHKLF; this is encoded by the coding sequence TTGTATCTAAGTCTGGTTAACGTTATTAAACATTATAATGGATTTACACTTGGACCCATAAATCTATCGTTGGATTATGACCAGATTCTGGTACTTATAGGAGCCACGGGGAGTGGCAAGTCTACCCTTTTAAATCTGATAACCGGTTTGGTTAAACCAGATACTGGTTCTATTTTTGTTAATGGCCAAGAGATTACAAGATTGCCAATTGAATCTAGAAAAATAGGATACTTGATCCAAAAACCAAGTTTATTTCCCAATATGAATACGTACAAGAACATTGTATTTGGATTGAGTAAAAAACAGCAAGAAAACATGAAATCGGAAATCGAATCCCTTGTGAAGGTTTTCGAACTAACCCACCTTTTGGACAGATCGATAGAACAATTAAGTGGTGGAGAAATGCAAAAAGTCGCCTTGGCTAGAATGCTTGTTTTAGACCCAAAAATAATGCTAATGGATGAACCTCTGGCTCACCTTGACAATAAAACTAAGATAAAGTTAAGGATAGAACTTCGAAGCATACTGAAGAAAAGAAAAATTACTGGAATCTATGTCACACATTTTGAAGATGATGTCTATGCGCTAGCTGACTCAGTGGCAATACTGCAACGAGGTCTTATTGTAAAGTTTAATAGATTAAAAGCAATATTGTCATCAAAAAATACTGGACTTTCTATTACAAGAAATTCAGTACCTGAGATATTTCAAAGTGATGATAATTACTTGGAAGGACATATAGTTGAATCAAAACAAGGAATTTCTATTTTTTTAGTTGGCGAACATAAAATCGAAATCATTGGAGAGTTCCCAATTGGTTCAGTAGTTGGCATCTTAATTAAACCTGAAGATATCATTTTATCTAGAGACCTAGTTAAAACTAGTGCCAGAAATAGTATCAAGTTATTCATCGAAAAGATCGAAAATCCGTCCTCAGATAAGTTAGGCATTATTAGAGTTCAATTATCATCTCAGAGTTTTCGTTTGAGCTCGCGAATTACGATTGAATCTAAAAATTATTTGGAGTTGAAAGAAGCTCAATTCGTATACGCTATATTTAAAGCAACTACACCTTATGTAATCCGGAAAGAATATGCATTCAAGAAGAATGGGAATGATAGAAGCACAATCCATAAATTGTTTTAA
- a CDS encoding MoaD/ThiS family protein, producing the protein MGSNIQVTILYFAQVREVTKVKRETLELTKNTSIMDLLSLIHIRHPKLRTVGDFNTSVNHKLVMADAILRDKDEVALLPPISGG; encoded by the coding sequence ATGGGTTCAAATATCCAAGTGACCATACTCTACTTTGCACAGGTTCGTGAAGTAACAAAAGTAAAACGAGAAACCCTGGAATTAACCAAAAATACTTCTATCATGGATCTATTGTCGCTAATTCATATACGTCATCCTAAATTAAGGACTGTTGGAGACTTTAATACATCTGTAAATCATAAGCTTGTAATGGCCGATGCCATATTAAGGGACAAAGATGAAGTAGCTCTCTTGCCACCAATATCGGGAGGATAG
- a CDS encoding molybdenum cofactor biosynthesis protein MoaE, with protein MKSKDISMNSRLKINQSKMNQTVASNNTNVVVAHNDDNDERINSNSIKRITTEEIDTCELVNSLKDRKGKSGATVVFVGTVRNYGKNGPVKEMFYESYVKMADNKIKNIEKIAVKRWNIKKIRIIHRIGPIKLGNSSIVIALSTPHSKDAFEACEFILAAIKKEVPIWKKEILSNSKEKWVIGNPIISGE; from the coding sequence ATGAAATCCAAAGATATTTCCATGAATTCGAGACTAAAAATTAATCAAAGCAAGATGAATCAAACAGTTGCTAGTAATAACACTAATGTTGTTGTTGCTCACAATGATGATAACGATGAGCGTATTAATTCTAATTCAATTAAACGAATTACTACAGAAGAGATCGATACTTGTGAGCTTGTCAATTCACTTAAAGACAGAAAAGGCAAATCGGGGGCAACTGTCGTTTTTGTTGGAACTGTAAGAAATTATGGTAAAAATGGCCCGGTTAAGGAAATGTTTTATGAATCATACGTCAAAATGGCTGATAATAAGATTAAAAATATAGAAAAGATTGCCGTAAAGAGATGGAACATAAAAAAAATTAGAATAATTCATAGGATTGGTCCCATAAAGTTAGGTAATAGTAGCATTGTTATAGCACTTTCAACTCCACATAGCAAGGATGCCTTTGAAGCATGTGAATTTATATTGGCAGCAATAAAGAAAGAAGTTCCGATTTGGAAAAAGGAAATTTTGTCAAATAGCAAGGAAAAGTGGGTTATCGGTAACCCAATTATTTCGGGTGAATAG
- a CDS encoding molybdopterin molybdotransferase MoeA, with translation MSSKFNSYISVEKSISILIKNIKISRRTELVHVYDALGRVLDHNVVSTHNVPEYDTSHMDGFAVRSTDIRKASSSEPVYLKISNFESRLGESLNYYQKKAEATRIHTGNSIPQGSDTVIPIEEITFEDENKIKITKSIKKGSFVYLTGSDVKRGKKVMDKEQVIRAQHMGLLATLHISTVSVYEKPVVSIIPTGNELTDDIQELSKNSNKQQKKIPNTNSHIISSLVKELGGIPVDLGITPDRTGALKYKIIKALKSSDLILTIGGTSAGEHDIVKSTIDKIGSPGMLANKVKLDRGRVAGIAAIGEKPILVLPGPIQGTLNAFLVFARPVISLLAGRNNAYGFNFPAILSQDWKSRKKFFNFKKIMYIKLSKIRSKNLLIAKPIIGETQSISLLSEANAFVIVPEAVHELIKGDIVQVSLLPGFSYIHDLQVID, from the coding sequence ATGTCTAGTAAATTTAATTCATATATATCAGTAGAAAAATCTATTTCAATTCTTATCAAAAATATAAAGATTTCAAGAAGAACTGAGCTCGTTCATGTTTATGATGCTTTGGGAAGGGTTTTAGACCATAACGTTGTATCTACGCACAATGTACCAGAATATGATACTTCTCATATGGATGGCTTTGCTGTTAGGTCGACAGATATCCGCAAGGCATCTTCAAGCGAACCTGTCTATTTGAAGATTTCCAACTTTGAATCTAGGCTGGGTGAGTCTCTAAATTATTATCAAAAAAAAGCGGAAGCTACCAGAATACATACAGGCAATAGCATACCTCAAGGATCAGATACAGTAATTCCTATAGAAGAAATTACATTTGAGGATGAAAATAAAATAAAAATAACAAAATCGATAAAGAAGGGAAGTTTTGTATATTTGACTGGATCTGATGTAAAAAGAGGAAAGAAAGTCATGGACAAAGAACAGGTGATTCGTGCTCAGCACATGGGATTATTGGCTACGTTGCACATAAGCACGGTCTCTGTGTATGAAAAACCAGTTGTCTCCATAATTCCTACTGGAAATGAACTTACTGATGATATTCAAGAATTAAGCAAAAATAGTAACAAACAACAAAAGAAAATCCCTAATACAAATAGCCATATAATCTCTAGCCTTGTTAAAGAGTTAGGTGGGATTCCTGTAGATTTGGGAATAACCCCGGATCGGACTGGTGCTTTAAAATACAAAATCATCAAAGCATTGAAATCATCTGATTTGATTTTGACTATTGGTGGAACTTCAGCTGGGGAACATGATATCGTAAAATCAACTATAGATAAAATAGGATCTCCTGGAATGCTCGCTAACAAAGTAAAATTAGATCGTGGAAGAGTTGCGGGAATTGCAGCGATTGGAGAAAAGCCAATACTCGTGTTGCCTGGGCCCATACAAGGCACCCTAAACGCATTTCTTGTATTTGCTAGACCAGTGATATCGTTACTTGCAGGTAGAAATAATGCATACGGTTTTAACTTTCCTGCAATACTAAGTCAGGATTGGAAATCAAGAAAAAAATTTTTCAATTTTAAGAAAATAATGTACATAAAGCTATCAAAAATAAGGTCTAAAAATCTACTTATCGCAAAACCTATAATTGGCGAAACTCAAAGTATTTCTTTATTATCAGAGGCTAACGCATTTGTAATTGTACCAGAAGCCGTTCATGAATTAATTAAAGGGGATATAGTCCAGGTCTCGCTTCTGCCTGGCTTTTCGTATATTCATGACCTCCAGGTGATAGATTAG
- the moaCB gene encoding bifunctional molybdenum cofactor biosynthesis protein MoaC/MoaB, with protein MGMIDVGDKPESLRSAIAQAVLEFDNSIYESIKDGNSPKGNIFEIARIAGTMGAKKTFDLIPYCHPIPIDDISVELNIESNQIKIEVRVKSVWNTGVEMEALTGATIAALSVYDILKPLKSSLSINNIEILEKKGGIGEFKEDFKENLYAVVLTISDSRSKDQDKSGRLIVDVLNKYGFTMVEYKIIPDDLETIEKELRYFSDSNKKKVDMIITTGGTGASPRDVTPEATRKTLDKEISGIVENLRHYGQKRTPLSMLSRGVAGIRGKTLIVNLPGSALAVSQSLNALFPGVIHIFKIISGQQTRHHHDQQDKQQQK; from the coding sequence ATGGGCATGATAGACGTGGGTGACAAACCTGAGTCACTTAGGAGTGCAATAGCGCAAGCTGTTTTAGAATTTGATAACAGTATTTATGAATCAATAAAAGATGGCAACTCCCCAAAGGGAAATATTTTTGAAATAGCAAGAATTGCTGGTACAATGGGTGCGAAAAAAACTTTTGACTTAATTCCCTATTGTCATCCGATACCAATTGACGATATCAGTGTAGAATTGAATATTGAATCAAATCAGATAAAAATAGAGGTAAGAGTAAAAAGTGTATGGAACACTGGAGTCGAAATGGAAGCACTTACAGGAGCAACAATTGCGGCCTTGTCTGTATATGATATTTTAAAACCATTAAAAAGCTCTTTATCTATTAACAATATCGAGATTTTAGAAAAGAAAGGAGGAATTGGCGAATTTAAAGAGGATTTCAAAGAAAACCTCTATGCGGTAGTCCTGACTATTAGTGACTCAAGAAGTAAAGATCAAGACAAGTCAGGTAGGTTAATAGTGGATGTATTGAATAAATATGGTTTTACCATGGTTGAGTACAAAATAATCCCCGATGATTTAGAGACGATTGAAAAAGAATTGAGATACTTTTCTGACAGTAACAAGAAAAAAGTAGATATGATTATTACGACTGGCGGAACCGGTGCTAGTCCACGAGATGTTACACCTGAGGCTACTAGAAAAACTTTAGATAAAGAAATCTCAGGTATTGTCGAAAATTTAAGACACTACGGCCAGAAAAGAACGCCCCTATCAATGCTTTCACGTGGGGTTGCAGGAATAAGAGGAAAAACTTTAATTGTAAACTTGCCCGGAAGTGCTTTGGCTGTATCCCAATCTTTAAACGCTTTATTTCCTGGAGTAATACATATTTTCAAAATTATTTCAGGACAGCAGACTCGTCACCATCATGATCAACAGGATAAGCAGCAACAGAAGTAG
- a CDS encoding molybdopterin-dependent oxidoreductase, translating to MVKGLKANRYVYFFVFGLAAGIACLSLNIYLKLAFNGLFLPEIAAQGLISMTSGEIESQAVLTLGPLAKYSTFFGATAINILIFGLFGIIIGKLLQKIYFPGFTQRMILTTVISYIIQIILVIVFMVISTIPGQATPVPALQSLALFILPNIVFGVIFAFLYGSKYFKNKKYADQSISVSGVDQKQNDKISITADVDYAKRDAIRALLISIIAIPLVYIGFNRLISSSNQQTSPSRTINEPIRQFLQAQSRPAGFENPILTPLIDAEVTPTYLFYRIDINTVVPAIDATNWSLSISGLVNNPLVINYEAIKDMSAVEEFATLACISNKIGGNLTSTALWKGVRLRDLLQRADVKSNAKYIVFRCQDGYDVGIPLESGMMEGTVLAYDMNNSPLTNEHGFPIRAIVPGFYGMMNPKWITEIELVDKTYEGFWQRKGWTNDGISSINSSIVIPGKQPINDRFPHLVEDNSNFSPGRNIPIAGIAFAGDRGISKVEVSIDGGKSWKTAIVKDPLSQYTWVLWTSGFTAADKGDYEIVVRATDKTGQIQTSKLEDPFPKGVEGYNKVNFAVT from the coding sequence ATGGTCAAGGGATTGAAAGCCAATAGGTATGTCTATTTTTTTGTTTTTGGCCTAGCCGCGGGAATTGCTTGCCTGTCCTTAAACATTTATCTGAAACTCGCTTTTAATGGATTATTTTTACCCGAAATAGCAGCCCAGGGCTTAATTTCCATGACTTCTGGAGAAATTGAGTCCCAAGCAGTACTTACCCTTGGACCCCTTGCTAAATATTCTACATTTTTCGGAGCTACTGCAATCAATATTTTGATTTTTGGCCTGTTTGGGATTATTATAGGCAAATTACTTCAAAAAATTTACTTCCCTGGGTTTACCCAAAGAATGATCCTTACAACCGTGATATCATATATCATTCAAATCATTCTAGTAATTGTTTTTATGGTTATTAGTACCATACCAGGTCAGGCTACCCCTGTACCTGCTTTACAATCGCTTGCACTATTCATATTACCTAATATTGTATTTGGGGTAATTTTTGCCTTTTTGTATGGAAGCAAATATTTCAAAAACAAGAAATATGCTGATCAGTCAATCTCTGTATCGGGTGTTGATCAAAAACAAAATGATAAAATTTCCATCACTGCTGATGTCGATTACGCCAAAAGAGATGCGATACGCGCCCTGCTAATCTCAATAATTGCTATTCCTTTGGTTTACATCGGCTTTAATCGATTAATTTCTAGTTCAAATCAACAAACTTCGCCGTCACGAACTATCAACGAACCAATAAGACAATTCTTACAAGCCCAGTCAAGACCTGCTGGGTTTGAAAATCCCATACTTACACCACTTATTGATGCAGAGGTAACTCCTACCTACCTATTTTACAGAATCGACATTAACACAGTGGTACCTGCTATTGATGCGACTAATTGGAGTCTCTCCATAAGTGGATTGGTGAACAATCCTCTGGTAATAAATTATGAGGCGATAAAAGATATGAGTGCAGTCGAAGAGTTTGCAACCTTGGCGTGCATTAGTAATAAGATAGGTGGAAATCTTACTAGCACGGCTTTATGGAAAGGAGTGCGACTTAGAGATCTCCTTCAAAGAGCAGACGTCAAATCAAATGCAAAATATATTGTATTTAGATGCCAAGACGGGTATGACGTGGGAATTCCTTTAGAAAGCGGTATGATGGAAGGTACAGTCTTAGCATATGATATGAACAATTCTCCTCTTACAAACGAACATGGTTTTCCCATTAGAGCTATTGTTCCAGGATTTTATGGTATGATGAATCCCAAATGGATTACTGAAATAGAATTAGTAGACAAAACCTATGAAGGCTTTTGGCAAAGAAAGGGCTGGACCAATGATGGTATAAGTTCTATCAATTCATCTATTGTAATCCCAGGCAAACAGCCCATAAATGATAGATTTCCTCATTTGGTAGAAGATAACAGTAACTTTTCACCTGGAAGGAACATTCCTATAGCTGGAATTGCGTTTGCAGGTGACAGAGGTATATCTAAAGTAGAGGTGAGTATCGACGGAGGAAAATCATGGAAAACGGCAATAGTTAAAGATCCTTTATCACAATATACCTGGGTACTGTGGACAAGTGGTTTTACAGCCGCAGATAAAGGCGATTATGAGATAGTGGTACGTGCAACGGACAAAACAGGGCAAATTCAAACTTCAAAATTAGAGGATCCGTTTCCAAAAGGCGTAGAGGGCTACAATAAGGTCAACTTCGCTGTAACTTAA
- the moaA gene encoding GTP 3',8-cyclase MoaA, with product MLKSTMELSDSFGRIAKKLRISVTDRCNMRCVYCMPHNNTSWLNQKNILAFDQITSLARIFASLGIEKIKITGGEPLVRDNIRSLISSLSSIEGIISISMTTNGLLLKDKLTGLKEAGLDSINISLDTFDHRRFKLMSGIDGLDTVMSSIKLAVSQNIRVKINTVIMRGWNDDEISEFVKFSKKMGCPVKFIEFMPLDGTRIWSENLVVSEDEMIKKINNNFGKLSPLDNDKADPARLYRFNEGNATIGFIPTITKPFCQDCDRVRITADGKLHTCLFEKENYDLKALLDQGKSNEDIREYIRKCVMEKPEGIIKIIRTHSLKPGLNNMHTIGG from the coding sequence GTGCTAAAATCAACAATGGAGTTATCCGATAGTTTTGGAAGAATAGCAAAGAAACTCAGAATTTCCGTTACTGATAGGTGTAATATGAGATGTGTTTACTGCATGCCTCACAATAATACTAGCTGGCTAAACCAAAAAAACATCCTCGCTTTTGATCAAATCACCTCCCTGGCGAGAATTTTTGCTTCACTTGGCATAGAAAAAATAAAAATTACCGGTGGAGAACCGTTGGTTAGAGATAATATTAGATCTCTCATAAGTTCACTCTCATCGATAGAAGGAATAATCTCTATAAGCATGACAACAAATGGGCTTTTACTAAAGGACAAATTGACAGGTCTAAAGGAGGCTGGATTAGATAGTATCAACATCAGTCTAGATACATTTGATCATCGTCGATTCAAGTTGATGAGTGGAATTGATGGATTGGACACTGTTATGAGTTCAATCAAATTGGCAGTTAGTCAAAATATACGCGTCAAGATTAATACGGTTATAATGAGGGGATGGAATGACGATGAGATATCGGAATTTGTAAAATTTTCAAAGAAAATGGGTTGCCCTGTTAAATTCATTGAATTTATGCCTCTTGATGGAACCAGAATTTGGTCAGAAAACCTAGTTGTAAGTGAGGATGAGATGATCAAAAAAATAAACAACAATTTTGGTAAACTCAGTCCATTGGACAATGATAAAGCTGATCCAGCAAGATTATACAGATTTAATGAGGGAAATGCTACAATAGGATTTATACCAACTATTACCAAACCATTTTGTCAAGACTGTGATAGAGTTAGAATAACTGCAGACGGCAAACTTCATACATGTTTGTTTGAAAAAGAGAATTATGACTTGAAAGCGCTACTAGATCAAGGAAAATCTAATGAAGACATACGTGAATATATACGCAAATGTGTAATGGAAAAACCAGAGGGAATTATAAAAATTATTAGGACTCATTCATTGAAACCGGGCTTGAATAACATGCATACTATAGGCGGCTAG
- the tatC gene encoding twin-arginine translocase subunit TatC: protein MLSEIRFRVVRIFIAMGLLTFVCMSLGVSLINLNGYEMPTLHIDTFNNLSVQIISLLKNDLIPNNVNLVQTAPGQSFYAQLYVALIVGLVCALPLIYREFIAFINPALYHHENKVIKKTLIPMILLFILGCVFSYNIVIPYTLEFLYKYGQSIEITSFFEITSFVTFTLNMLVVFGFSFQIPIIMWAITKSGLVERAFWKNNIGYIVIFLIIIGALLTPDGSGITMWFITIPLIVLYIAGLAVIRFDSMLPIIDQNQR from the coding sequence CTGCTATCTGAAATTAGGTTTAGGGTAGTAAGGATATTCATCGCGATGGGATTGCTAACTTTTGTTTGCATGTCGCTTGGAGTATCTTTGATCAATCTCAATGGATATGAGATGCCAACTTTACACATTGATACATTCAACAACCTTTCGGTCCAAATAATTTCATTACTAAAGAATGATCTTATTCCAAATAACGTTAATTTGGTTCAAACGGCACCTGGCCAGTCTTTTTATGCTCAATTGTACGTGGCGCTAATAGTAGGCCTGGTGTGTGCGTTGCCATTGATATATAGAGAATTTATTGCGTTCATAAATCCTGCATTATATCATCATGAAAACAAGGTTATTAAGAAGACGTTGATCCCAATGATTTTGCTGTTTATCCTTGGATGTGTATTCTCATATAACATTGTAATTCCTTATACGCTGGAATTTCTGTACAAGTACGGACAGTCTATTGAAATTACCTCTTTTTTTGAAATTACCTCTTTTGTAACCTTCACCTTGAATATGCTTGTGGTATTTGGATTCTCTTTCCAAATTCCAATCATCATGTGGGCAATTACTAAATCTGGACTGGTTGAACGAGCTTTTTGGAAAAATAATATTGGATACATTGTTATTTTTTTAATCATTATAGGTGCATTGCTCACACCAGATGGAAGTGGAATTACAATGTGGTTTATAACAATACCTTTGATAGTCTTGTATATTGCTGGATTAGCGGTAATAAGATTCGATTCGATGCTTCCTATAATTGACCAAAACCAAAGATAG
- a CDS encoding MOSC domain-containing protein: protein MKVVSVNVGLPQRVRFNNQVVTTSIFKHPVHEKVKLSKLNLEGDAQSDLSVHGGVDKAVYSYPVEHYDYWRKVYPEIEMHFGMFGENLTTQGLHEDSVNIGDTYTIGSSGLVVTQPRMPCYKLGIRFGKMDVIEKFLNSFRSGVYFRVIKEGELKEGDEIRLLSRDNNNVSIKNIIQLYKKKNYNNSELQLLKKTLELKFLPENWKRHFEQEIHKAKTKYQNK from the coding sequence ATGAAGGTCGTCTCTGTTAATGTAGGTCTACCACAAAGGGTTCGATTTAACAATCAAGTAGTAACTACAAGTATTTTCAAACATCCTGTTCATGAAAAAGTAAAATTATCAAAACTTAACCTAGAGGGCGACGCACAGTCCGACTTATCGGTTCATGGGGGGGTGGATAAAGCAGTTTATTCATACCCAGTAGAACATTATGATTACTGGAGAAAAGTCTATCCTGAAATAGAGATGCACTTTGGAATGTTTGGTGAGAATCTTACTACTCAAGGATTACATGAAGACTCTGTGAATATTGGAGATACCTATACTATCGGTTCTTCAGGACTCGTTGTTACTCAACCTCGAATGCCTTGTTATAAGTTAGGTATACGTTTTGGTAAAATGGATGTTATAGAAAAATTTCTAAATAGTTTTAGATCTGGAGTTTATTTTAGAGTAATTAAGGAGGGTGAATTAAAAGAAGGCGATGAAATAAGGTTATTGTCCCGAGATAATAACAACGTTTCCATAAAAAATATTATACAATTGTATAAAAAAAAGAATTATAATAATAGTGAATTGCAATTGTTAAAAAAGACATTGGAATTGAAATTTTTACCTGAGAATTGGAAAAGACATTTTGAACAGGAAATTCATAAAGCAAAAACAAAATACCAAAATAAATAG